The DNA region TCGTATTTTCCCTGCCCCATTAGTTTAGAGGATATAGGCTGTAATCCATACTGTGATCCAAGATAAATCTTGGTAATAAATAAAGTAAATACTGCTGAAGCTGCATATGCCTCAAGGTATTCATTTGGTAAAAATTTTAGTATTGATAGATTAACAATATAAATCATTATTGCTTCAATAAAGACACCAAGGAAGTCACTGCTTCCGTTAAATAAGACCCTCTTAAGTGCCTTATAGTTCTTTTTAGGCATTCTAATTTTTATTGTTTTAGATTTATATACTAGATAATAAATGTCTGCAAGAAGGTGGTAGCTGTGACTTATAAGAGTTGCTATAGCTAAGCCTACCACACCTTGTTTGAAAACAATAACAAAAATCATATTTAGGATAACATTCATAACCAACGCTATAATATTTACTCTAAAATTATACTTTGGACTTCCATCATTCATAACTAACCCATCTAAAACCACAGATATCATCTGAGGGAAGAAGGCAATAGATAGATATCTTAAATAAGCAGTTGCAATTCTATGATAATCACCTGAAGCCCCCAGTAAACTAGCAACTTTACTTGCATTAATTGAACTGAAAACTGCTAACATTGCAGCTATTGCAGTAAAAATTAATACTATAAAACTGGCAGTTTTATTAGCTTCATCAATCTCATTTTTTCCAATAAGCAAACCAATATAGGACCCTAATCCAGATGCAAACATAAATGCAAAAGCAAATATGAAAAATAGCATCGGATTGATCAAGGTAATAGCTGCAAGAACTGCTGAACTAATAACTGTTGCTGCTATAATGTGGTCAGCACTTGAAGCAAGTGCCATTACGACCTTTGTTGTGATAACTCTATGGGAATACTCCTTATAGATTTTTATAAATTCTTTTTTATTCATTTTCATCACGTATAATCCAATTATCCTCTTTTTGAGGTGGTTGGATTATCTTCCTTTCTCCCAACCTTTTTGTTGGGGTAATC from Vallitalea okinawensis includes:
- a CDS encoding MATE family efflux transporter; translation: MKMNKKEFIKIYKEYSHRVITTKVVMALASSADHIIAATVISSAVLAAITLINPMLFFIFAFAFMFASGLGSYIGLLIGKNEIDEANKTASFIVLIFTAIAAMLAVFSSINASKVASLLGASGDYHRIATAYLRYLSIAFFPQMISVVLDGLVMNDGSPKYNFRVNIIALVMNVILNMIFVIVFKQGVVGLAIATLISHSYHLLADIYYLVYKSKTIKIRMPKKNYKALKRVLFNGSSDFLGVFIEAIMIYIVNLSILKFLPNEYLEAYAASAVFTLFITKIYLGSQYGLQPISSKLMGQGKYDELRYLFAFSVKRSALYAMGLYVALIPVAWFGLPYFLDSPELAKIAFILYLGVGFAIVLSNIGIQSSIFFTSINRPMESLGIAIIRTLILIPVFSYTMIWLFKFTGITLGFLIPEIILTIGFMHYFKRLDLSRLKV